Proteins from one Amycolatopsis benzoatilytica AK 16/65 genomic window:
- a CDS encoding fumarylacetoacetate hydrolase family protein, with product MRLVTYESAATPRLGVLHGDAVIDPARVLRAERALRRGSAAASGAPFVPAEMVAFFEAGPAARTLAEQALSVVDEAASRGAALVDEGHPAVLPAADVRLLAPVPRPRRIRDYLTYNDHATGSGLDVPPAFSAMPICYKCNVESVVGPGEPLLWPSYTAQLDFELELGFFTSGGGRDLTPEEAASRIAGVTIFNDVSARDIQLFEMSLMIGPSKGKDFCTAMGPCVLTMDEVDEWAVRMSATVNGEVWATGSTKDRKFSFAEVLAWASLDETVYPGEFFAVGTVGGGCGLELDRWIQPGDVVELAASGVGVLRNPVGERQASRGGLATYQGAPEVHVRS from the coding sequence ATGCGTCTGGTCACCTATGAATCCGCTGCGACGCCCCGGCTCGGCGTCCTGCACGGCGACGCAGTGATCGATCCGGCCCGGGTCCTGCGAGCGGAACGAGCGCTGCGCCGCGGCTCGGCCGCGGCGTCGGGCGCACCGTTCGTGCCCGCCGAAATGGTCGCCTTCTTCGAGGCGGGCCCGGCCGCTCGCACCCTGGCTGAGCAGGCGCTTTCGGTCGTTGACGAAGCCGCGTCCCGCGGTGCCGCACTAGTCGACGAGGGGCATCCAGCGGTACTTCCGGCCGCCGATGTCCGGCTGCTCGCGCCGGTGCCGCGACCGCGCCGGATCCGCGACTACCTGACCTACAACGACCACGCCACCGGCTCCGGCCTCGACGTTCCGCCGGCTTTTTCGGCGATGCCGATCTGCTACAAGTGCAATGTCGAATCGGTGGTCGGACCGGGCGAACCACTGCTGTGGCCGTCCTACACCGCGCAACTCGACTTCGAACTGGAACTGGGCTTCTTCACCTCCGGCGGCGGCCGGGACCTGACTCCGGAAGAGGCGGCCAGCCGGATCGCCGGGGTGACGATCTTCAACGACGTCAGCGCGCGCGACATCCAGCTGTTCGAAATGAGCCTGATGATCGGCCCGTCCAAGGGCAAGGACTTCTGCACCGCGATGGGCCCGTGCGTGCTCACCATGGACGAGGTCGACGAATGGGCGGTGCGGATGTCGGCGACCGTCAACGGCGAAGTGTGGGCGACCGGATCCACAAAGGACCGGAAGTTCTCCTTCGCCGAGGTGCTGGCCTGGGCTTCTCTCGACGAAACGGTCTACCCAGGCGAATTCTTCGCGGTAGGCACCGTCGGCGGCGGCTGCGGTCTGGAGCTGGACCGCTGGATCCAGCCGGGCGACGTCGTGGAACTGGCCGCGTCCGGCGTCGGCGTCCTGCGCAACCCAGTGGGAGAACGGCAAGCGTCCCGCGGGGGATTGGCGACCTATCAGGGTGCACCTGAAGTGCACGTTCGTTCCTAG
- a CDS encoding acyl-CoA dehydrogenase family protein, whose translation MNLEFNEDQKLLFETVDQAVGRGYPAGGRAAATSSELGWNDQVWSTLGELGLAGLPISGEHDGADAGPVEVYATLEAMGKHAAAEPLLDGVFLPSWIIAGIGTDEQVKALLPVLAAGGTTIAVGHAEPGRPWGVAPSVKAAGSALTGVKSPVRNADQADKFLVTAVDENGRTGVYLVEATADGITRTDGRAADWGHTSQVEFAGTPAVLLGSADADVAGALRVAFSRARVAVTGEAIGLMETGLAMTVEYLKTRKQFGVPLAAFQALVHRAADLYAKVELARSLALWATATVEAHDNGASTVDLATAADDAFVFVCDAATAAAEEIVQLHGGIGMTYESEVAHHAARLIAITESYGGVSAARRRALASEALLTPPSALLNNADAVTA comes from the coding sequence ATGAACCTCGAATTCAACGAAGACCAGAAGCTGCTGTTCGAGACCGTCGACCAGGCGGTCGGCCGCGGCTACCCGGCAGGCGGCCGCGCGGCCGCGACCAGCAGTGAGCTCGGCTGGAACGACCAGGTGTGGAGCACTCTCGGCGAACTCGGCCTGGCCGGTCTGCCGATCTCCGGCGAGCACGACGGCGCGGACGCCGGCCCGGTCGAGGTCTACGCGACGCTCGAAGCGATGGGCAAGCACGCGGCAGCCGAACCGCTGCTGGACGGCGTGTTCCTGCCGTCCTGGATCATCGCCGGGATCGGCACTGACGAGCAGGTCAAGGCGCTGCTGCCGGTGCTGGCCGCCGGTGGCACGACGATCGCTGTCGGGCACGCCGAGCCGGGACGCCCGTGGGGGGTCGCGCCGTCGGTCAAGGCGGCCGGCTCCGCGCTGACCGGCGTGAAGTCGCCGGTGCGCAACGCCGACCAGGCGGACAAGTTCCTGGTCACCGCGGTGGACGAGAACGGCCGCACCGGAGTGTACCTGGTCGAGGCGACCGCCGACGGGATCACCCGCACGGACGGCCGCGCCGCGGACTGGGGACACACCTCGCAGGTCGAATTCGCCGGCACGCCGGCGGTCCTGCTCGGCTCCGCGGACGCCGACGTGGCGGGTGCGCTGCGCGTCGCGTTCTCCCGCGCTCGGGTCGCGGTGACCGGCGAAGCGATCGGCCTGATGGAGACCGGGCTCGCGATGACGGTCGAATACCTCAAGACCCGCAAGCAGTTCGGCGTTCCGCTGGCCGCGTTCCAGGCGCTCGTGCACCGCGCGGCCGACCTGTACGCGAAGGTCGAGCTGGCCCGTTCGCTCGCGCTGTGGGCCACCGCGACGGTGGAAGCGCACGACAATGGCGCGTCCACAGTGGACCTGGCGACGGCGGCGGACGACGCGTTCGTGTTCGTCTGCGACGCGGCGACCGCGGCCGCCGAGGAGATCGTCCAGCTGCACGGCGGCATCGGGATGACCTACGAGTCGGAGGTCGCGCACCACGCGGCCCGGCTGATCGCGATTACGGAGAGCTACGGTGGAGTGAGCGCCGCCCGCCGCCGCGCGCTAGCGTCCGAAGCGTTGCTGACGCCGCCGAGCGCGCTGCTCAACAACGCGGACGCGGTCACCGCCTGA
- a CDS encoding TIGR03086 family metal-binding protein: protein MNPVADLAAVLDSAGDLIAGIARWDKPTPCPEWTVRELVNHLVLGHRLFTDVLRGAPGGSLDPKSEDVLGADPAAAYRRAAAKLLAEFGKPGVLAGQYTVPAGSVPGAAAARLLGTEHLVHGWDLAVATGQKPAFDDTVVARHIEFSQAKIADLPPGRRPFAPPVPVAGDASPLDRLAALLGRSPN from the coding sequence ATGAACCCGGTAGCCGACCTCGCCGCTGTCCTCGACTCCGCCGGTGACCTGATCGCCGGCATCGCCCGATGGGACAAGCCGACTCCGTGCCCGGAGTGGACCGTCCGCGAGCTGGTGAACCACCTTGTCCTCGGGCATCGGCTGTTCACCGACGTCCTGCGCGGCGCACCCGGCGGCTCGCTGGACCCGAAGTCCGAGGACGTGCTCGGAGCCGATCCGGCCGCCGCCTACCGGCGAGCTGCCGCGAAGCTGCTCGCCGAGTTCGGCAAGCCGGGCGTGCTGGCGGGGCAGTACACCGTCCCCGCCGGATCGGTGCCCGGGGCCGCCGCGGCGCGCTTGCTCGGCACGGAGCACCTCGTGCACGGCTGGGACCTGGCCGTCGCGACCGGCCAGAAGCCCGCCTTCGACGACACTGTCGTGGCCCGGCACATCGAGTTCAGCCAAGCGAAAATCGCCGACCTGCCGCCAGGACGCCGTCCGTTCGCACCGCCGGTACCAGTCGCCGGGGACGCGTCGCCGCTGGACCGGCTCGCCGCGCTGCTCGGCCGGTCGCCGAATTAG
- a CDS encoding 3-hydroxyacyl-CoA dehydrogenase NAD-binding domain-containing protein codes for MPVVAIVGAGVIGVSWARLFAEAGWTVRVSDPRPDLAEIVTRELAGLPATAVADLAEAAAGADFVQESGPERIELKRQMFATLAAATSDDTVLASSSSSLLPSVIAEGNAAASRIVVGHPFNPPELMPLVEVVPGAATSAETVARAVEVYRGLGKKPITLKKEIPGFVGNRLQKVFNDQAMYLVQQGVVSASDLDELVKASLGPRWATIGPFESMHLGGGPDGMRHLVSHVGSQMTFEIGKPDREHLDAVLEEVEKDYGTAETYPDRVAARDRRTRAVVDALAAAEQE; via the coding sequence ATGCCGGTCGTTGCGATCGTCGGCGCAGGGGTCATCGGAGTGTCGTGGGCCCGGCTGTTCGCCGAGGCGGGCTGGACGGTGCGGGTCTCCGATCCGCGCCCTGACCTGGCCGAAATCGTCACCCGTGAGCTCGCCGGGCTGCCCGCCACGGCAGTCGCGGACCTCGCCGAGGCCGCTGCCGGAGCGGACTTCGTCCAGGAGTCCGGCCCGGAGCGGATCGAGCTGAAGCGGCAGATGTTCGCCACGCTCGCCGCCGCCACGAGCGACGACACGGTGCTGGCTTCGTCCTCGTCGTCGCTGTTGCCCTCGGTGATCGCCGAGGGCAACGCGGCGGCCTCGCGGATCGTCGTCGGGCACCCGTTCAACCCGCCCGAGCTGATGCCGCTGGTCGAGGTGGTGCCTGGAGCCGCGACCTCGGCGGAGACGGTGGCGAGGGCCGTTGAGGTCTACCGCGGTCTGGGCAAGAAGCCGATCACGCTGAAGAAGGAAATCCCCGGCTTCGTCGGGAACCGGTTGCAGAAGGTCTTCAACGACCAGGCGATGTACCTGGTCCAGCAGGGCGTGGTGTCCGCTTCGGATCTGGACGAGCTGGTGAAAGCCTCGCTCGGGCCGCGCTGGGCGACTATCGGTCCGTTCGAGAGCATGCACCTCGGCGGCGGCCCGGACGGGATGCGGCATCTGGTGAGCCACGTCGGCTCGCAGATGACGTTCGAGATCGGCAAGCCGGACCGGGAACACCTGGACGCGGTGCTCGAAGAGGTCGAAAAAGACTACGGCACCGCGGAAACCTACCCGGATCGGGTCGCCGCGCGGGATCGCCGGACGCGCGCGGTGGTGGACGCGCTGGCGGCGGCGGAGCAGGAATGA
- a CDS encoding CoA transferase, producing MTLTGQLEAALANPASTDEYDLHAPLAELLGSVGLRESDAGGRVEFTGADPVLPGALRLAGATAIALAAKSVAVAKIWQLRGGRGQDISMDLRTAPHRLCPFYDRKWELLDGYPQGDPARVDQAFGTDRFYSTADGRWVHPISPYPKLRNDAAALLGVPERDSLVRQAISKWNSFELEDAAEAAGVVMPVVRTTEELMATEQYQSVLSATAPVTVERIGDSPPEPLSTGPSAPLEGIRALGRAHIIAGAGCGRALALHGADVLNVWDPGEYELPVLYATSNVGVRSTRLDFRRPADRERMRWLLAGADIFYANRRPGYLARHGLDAETAAEIRPGIIHAEVTLNGSTGPWSGRVGFDQTAGCLSGVMLLEGADGVPSLPAVPVVNDYITSWFLQLGILRALMLRAERGGSYRVRVSLTRVALWLLSLGIFDKGYAAEVAGVAPGHEYFDPETFTADTALGRYRGVTEQIRMSETPGYYTYPLIPQGSHRPDWR from the coding sequence ATGACGCTCACCGGCCAGCTGGAAGCGGCGCTCGCCAACCCGGCCAGCACCGACGAGTACGACCTGCACGCGCCGCTGGCCGAGCTGCTCGGCTCGGTCGGGCTGCGGGAATCCGATGCCGGCGGGCGGGTCGAGTTCACCGGTGCCGACCCGGTGCTGCCCGGCGCGCTGCGGCTGGCCGGCGCGACGGCCATCGCGCTGGCGGCGAAGTCGGTCGCGGTGGCGAAGATCTGGCAGCTGCGCGGCGGACGCGGGCAGGACATTTCGATGGACCTGCGGACCGCGCCGCACCGGCTGTGTCCCTTCTACGACCGCAAATGGGAGCTGCTCGACGGCTACCCGCAAGGCGATCCGGCGCGCGTCGACCAAGCCTTCGGCACGGACCGGTTCTACTCCACCGCGGACGGCCGGTGGGTGCACCCGATCAGCCCGTATCCGAAGCTGCGCAACGACGCGGCCGCGCTGCTCGGCGTTCCCGAGCGGGATTCCCTGGTGCGGCAAGCGATCTCGAAGTGGAACTCGTTCGAGCTGGAGGACGCGGCGGAGGCGGCCGGCGTCGTCATGCCGGTGGTCCGCACGACCGAAGAGCTGATGGCCACCGAGCAGTACCAGTCGGTGCTGTCCGCCACCGCGCCGGTGACCGTCGAGCGGATCGGCGACAGCCCGCCGGAACCGTTGAGCACCGGGCCTTCGGCACCGCTCGAAGGGATCCGCGCGCTCGGCCGGGCGCACATCATCGCGGGAGCCGGCTGCGGCCGCGCGCTCGCCTTGCACGGCGCGGACGTGCTGAACGTCTGGGATCCGGGCGAGTACGAGCTGCCGGTGCTCTACGCGACGTCCAATGTGGGCGTCCGGTCGACCCGGCTCGACTTCCGCCGTCCGGCCGACCGGGAGCGAATGCGCTGGCTGCTCGCCGGCGCGGACATCTTCTACGCCAACCGCCGTCCGGGATACCTGGCCCGGCACGGACTGGACGCCGAGACGGCCGCCGAGATCCGGCCGGGCATCATCCACGCCGAGGTCACGCTGAACGGCAGCACCGGCCCGTGGTCCGGCCGCGTCGGGTTCGACCAGACCGCCGGCTGCCTGTCCGGCGTAATGCTGCTGGAGGGTGCGGATGGTGTTCCGTCGCTGCCCGCGGTTCCGGTGGTGAACGACTACATCACGTCGTGGTTCCTGCAGCTGGGCATCCTTCGCGCACTGATGCTCCGCGCCGAACGGGGCGGTTCCTACCGGGTGCGGGTTTCCCTCACCCGGGTCGCGTTGTGGTTGCTGAGCCTGGGAATCTTCGACAAGGGTTACGCGGCGGAGGTCGCCGGCGTCGCGCCCGGACACGAGTACTTCGACCCCGAGACGTTCACCGCGGACACCGCGCTCGGCCGTTATCGCGGGGTCACCGAGCAGATCCGGATGTCGGAAACTCCCGGCTATTACACGTATCCGTTGATCCCGCAGGGATCACACCGGCCAGACTGGAGGTGA
- a CDS encoding MBL fold metallo-hydrolase has translation MATAQDIPFEKGHHRLTEHCSAWLVPDGTWGWSNAGLIAGRGESLLVDTLFDVPMTREMLTGLAATTTDSPIRTVVNTHANGDHWFGNELVADAAIIASAATLEEMRTNGPDLMRGLTSQEGTIGRFAKHILHPFDFDSITATYANQTFADELKLDIGGVAVEVRRLGPAHTEGDSVVWVRDEGVLYAGDLLFIGGTPITWAGPVSNWIAACDAMLAMDAQFIVPGHGPVTDAGGVRDVRDYLEWVQAESAARYQRGMTPEEAMRDISLGRYADLDEAGRLAQNVLAVYYELDPEMERVGTREVFQRIAELEGF, from the coding sequence GTGGCCACTGCGCAAGACATCCCGTTCGAGAAGGGGCACCACCGGCTCACCGAGCATTGCTCGGCCTGGCTGGTGCCGGACGGCACCTGGGGTTGGAGCAACGCCGGCCTGATCGCAGGCCGTGGCGAGTCCCTGCTGGTCGACACGCTTTTCGATGTCCCGATGACCCGGGAAATGCTGACCGGTCTGGCCGCGACCACTACGGACAGTCCGATTAGGACGGTAGTGAACACGCACGCGAACGGCGATCACTGGTTCGGCAACGAACTCGTCGCGGATGCCGCGATCATCGCGTCCGCGGCGACCCTGGAAGAGATGCGAACGAACGGTCCGGACCTGATGCGCGGTCTGACCTCGCAAGAGGGAACGATCGGCCGCTTCGCCAAGCACATCCTGCACCCGTTCGACTTCGACTCGATCACCGCGACGTACGCGAACCAGACGTTTGCCGACGAGCTGAAGCTCGACATCGGCGGCGTAGCGGTGGAAGTACGCCGCCTCGGCCCCGCGCACACCGAAGGCGACAGCGTCGTCTGGGTCCGCGACGAGGGCGTCCTCTATGCCGGCGACTTGTTGTTCATCGGCGGCACCCCGATCACCTGGGCCGGCCCCGTGTCGAACTGGATCGCCGCCTGCGACGCGATGCTGGCGATGGACGCCCAGTTCATCGTTCCCGGCCACGGCCCGGTGACCGATGCCGGCGGCGTCCGGGACGTCCGCGATTACCTGGAATGGGTGCAGGCCGAGTCGGCGGCGAGGTATCAGCGCGGGATGACGCCGGAAGAAGCGATGCGGGACATATCGCTGGGCCGCTACGCGGACCTGGACGAAGCAGGCCGGCTCGCGCAGAACGTGTTGGCGGTCTACTACGAACTCGACCCGGAGATGGAGCGCGTCGGCACGCGGGAAGTCTTCCAGCGCATCGCCGAACTGGAAGGCTTCTAG
- a CDS encoding TetR/AcrR family transcriptional regulator, protein MREAALRLAIEHGPANVRVDDIAEAAGVSPRTYNNYFSSREEAIVAAVTADREDRIAAAVAAHPPSTPLATAIVDAITEQYADPGEQSRETLLLITANPGLRAAFLDAPAALENPLQEAIASRIGNERTARVLAASIAAAVRVALELWTQPRDSGLVVVTSPLPDLLRQMLAPLAPALDAADPATAE, encoded by the coding sequence CTGCGCGAAGCGGCCCTACGCCTGGCAATCGAGCACGGCCCGGCAAACGTGCGAGTCGACGACATCGCCGAGGCCGCCGGCGTCTCACCGCGGACCTACAACAACTACTTCTCCAGCCGAGAAGAGGCGATCGTCGCGGCAGTCACTGCGGACCGCGAAGACCGCATTGCCGCGGCGGTCGCCGCGCACCCCCCGAGCACACCGCTGGCCACCGCGATCGTCGACGCGATCACCGAGCAATACGCCGACCCCGGCGAACAAAGCCGAGAGACGCTGCTCCTGATCACCGCCAATCCCGGACTGCGCGCAGCTTTCCTGGACGCGCCGGCCGCCTTGGAAAACCCGCTGCAGGAAGCGATCGCGTCGAGAATCGGCAACGAACGCACCGCGCGAGTACTGGCCGCCAGCATCGCGGCGGCCGTGCGAGTCGCGCTTGAGCTGTGGACACAGCCCAGGGACAGCGGCCTAGTCGTAGTAACCAGCCCACTCCCGGACCTGTTGCGGCAGATGCTCGCGCCCTTAGCCCCAGCCCTCGACGCCGCCGACCCGGCAACAGCCGAGTAG
- a CDS encoding cytochrome P450 — protein MTRQAGLPLERGACPYDPAPAQREWGPIAPLTYPDGAQGWFVTGYHETRAILADKRVSARAELVNVPIDLGEMPPKKPADPGVFTGMDDPDHHRYRKLLTGAFTVHRMRQLEDRVAEIVDEHLDAMAAADGAVELVEAFARPVPSLVICELLGAPWERRAEFQRHSAIMFSSESSIEDRLAAGQGVVGFIADLIKEKRAEPGDDLLSDLVASGELTDEELANIGMMLLVAGFETTRNMIALGTLALLDNPDQLAQFQADPDLTANAVEELMRYLSVIHIGPVRTALEDIEIGGVTIKAGDPITFSIPIANRDAAKFANPDVLDITRKAAGQLGFGHGVHQCLGQQLARVEMRIALFRLFARFPGLRLAVPRDEIQVPADASILGPVTLPVTWRS, from the coding sequence ATGACCCGTCAGGCAGGACTCCCGCTCGAGAGGGGCGCGTGCCCGTACGATCCGGCACCGGCGCAGCGGGAGTGGGGGCCGATCGCGCCGCTGACCTATCCGGACGGTGCCCAGGGCTGGTTCGTCACCGGGTATCACGAGACGCGGGCGATCCTCGCGGACAAGCGGGTGTCCGCCCGCGCGGAGCTGGTCAACGTGCCAATCGACCTCGGCGAGATGCCACCGAAGAAGCCGGCCGATCCGGGGGTGTTCACCGGGATGGACGACCCGGACCACCACCGGTACCGCAAATTGCTGACCGGGGCGTTCACCGTGCACCGGATGCGTCAACTGGAGGACCGCGTCGCCGAGATCGTCGACGAGCACCTCGACGCGATGGCTGCCGCGGACGGTGCGGTTGAGCTGGTGGAAGCGTTTGCGCGGCCGGTGCCGTCGCTGGTGATCTGCGAGTTGCTCGGTGCGCCGTGGGAGCGGCGGGCCGAGTTCCAGCGGCACAGCGCGATCATGTTCTCCAGCGAATCGTCGATCGAGGACCGGCTCGCCGCCGGACAGGGCGTCGTCGGCTTCATCGCCGACCTGATCAAAGAGAAGCGGGCCGAACCCGGCGACGACCTGCTCTCCGACCTCGTCGCTAGCGGCGAGCTGACCGACGAGGAGCTCGCCAACATCGGGATGATGCTGCTGGTCGCCGGTTTCGAAACGACGCGCAACATGATCGCCCTCGGCACGCTCGCGCTGCTTGACAACCCGGACCAGCTCGCCCAGTTCCAGGCCGACCCGGATCTCACCGCGAACGCGGTCGAAGAGCTGATGCGCTACCTCAGCGTCATCCACATCGGCCCGGTCCGCACCGCGCTCGAAGACATCGAGATCGGCGGCGTGACCATCAAAGCCGGCGACCCGATCACCTTCTCCATCCCGATCGCCAACCGGGACGCGGCGAAGTTCGCGAATCCCGACGTCCTCGACATCACCCGCAAAGCCGCCGGACAGCTCGGCTTCGGCCACGGCGTGCACCAATGCCTCGGACAGCAGCTCGCCCGGGTCGAGATGCGGATCGCGCTGTTCCGGCTGTTCGCCCGATTCCCCGGCTTGCGTCTGGCGGTGCCCCGCGACGAGATCCAGGTGCCGGCCGACGCGTCGATCCTCGGCCCGGTCACGCTCCCGGTGACCTGGCGAAGCTGA
- a CDS encoding MFS transporter: MSTKTSALGNRVMAKAAMRIMPLLMLLYFVNYLDRVNIGFAGPNGMNKELGLTATAFGLASGIFFIGYLILEVPSNLALHRFGARRWIARIMITWGVVAVAMAFVPNTATLVVLRFVLGVAEAGFFPGIILYLTYWFPAAQRAKAVALFMCAVPVSSAIGSTVSSLLISGGHGVFGLSGWRFMFLVEGVPAMLLAVVTWYCLTDRPDQAKWLTTEERDWLTAELDAERRATEAEHHWPLRKALTHPRILGLAFVYFAVVYGLYALGFFLPTIIAGFGQEFGTKLTVLQAGLVNAIPYVAGALVMVPWARHGDRTGERTWHVALPMIVGGAAIPVALYLGNPYATMTAVTICAMGVCAALPAFWALPSNFLSGAAAAGGIALINALGNLSGFAAPYLTGWLRDLTGTQRTGLWVVGGCMVAGAVLAVALGAKPRKSSREAS, from the coding sequence ATGTCGACGAAGACGAGCGCGCTGGGCAACCGGGTGATGGCCAAGGCGGCGATGCGGATCATGCCGCTGCTGATGCTGCTGTACTTCGTCAATTACCTGGACCGGGTCAACATCGGGTTCGCGGGTCCGAACGGGATGAACAAGGAGCTCGGCCTCACCGCGACCGCGTTCGGGCTCGCGTCGGGGATCTTCTTCATCGGCTACCTGATCCTCGAGGTGCCGAGCAACCTGGCACTGCACCGGTTCGGCGCGCGCCGCTGGATCGCGCGGATCATGATCACCTGGGGCGTGGTCGCGGTCGCGATGGCCTTCGTGCCGAACACGGCGACGCTGGTGGTGCTGCGATTCGTGCTCGGCGTCGCGGAGGCCGGCTTCTTCCCGGGCATCATCCTCTACCTGACGTACTGGTTCCCGGCCGCGCAGCGGGCGAAAGCGGTCGCGCTGTTCATGTGCGCGGTGCCGGTTTCGAGCGCGATTGGCTCCACCGTCTCCAGCCTCCTCATCAGCGGCGGGCACGGCGTGTTCGGCCTTTCCGGCTGGCGCTTCATGTTCCTGGTGGAAGGCGTGCCGGCGATGCTGCTGGCCGTCGTCACCTGGTATTGCTTGACCGACCGGCCGGACCAGGCGAAGTGGCTCACCACCGAGGAACGCGACTGGCTCACCGCCGAACTCGACGCCGAACGCCGCGCCACCGAGGCGGAGCACCACTGGCCGCTGCGCAAGGCGCTCACGCATCCGCGGATCCTCGGCCTGGCGTTCGTGTACTTCGCGGTGGTCTACGGCCTGTACGCGCTTGGCTTCTTCCTGCCGACGATCATCGCCGGGTTCGGACAGGAATTCGGCACCAAGCTGACCGTGCTGCAGGCCGGTCTGGTGAACGCGATCCCGTACGTCGCGGGCGCTCTGGTGATGGTCCCGTGGGCGCGCCACGGCGACCGCACCGGCGAGCGCACCTGGCACGTCGCGTTGCCGATGATCGTCGGCGGTGCGGCGATCCCGGTAGCGCTCTACCTCGGAAACCCTTACGCCACCATGACCGCGGTGACGATCTGCGCCATGGGCGTGTGCGCGGCACTGCCGGCCTTCTGGGCGCTGCCGTCGAACTTCCTTTCCGGTGCGGCGGCGGCCGGCGGGATCGCGCTGATCAACGCGCTCGGCAACCTGAGCGGCTTCGCCGCTCCCTATCTGACGGGCTGGCTGCGTGACCTCACCGGTACGCAGCGAACGGGGTTGTGGGTGGTCGGCGGATGCATGGTGGCGGGAGCGGTGCTGGCGGTGGCGTTGGGGGCGAAGCCGCGCAAGTCCAGCCGCGAGGCGTCTTAG
- a CDS encoding TetR/AcrR family transcriptional regulator — protein MTAEASPRATGDRRTRQRQERRDRLFHAAVELFVERGYDNTTMDDIAERADTARATVFNHFQRKTAFLDEWSLRRRERAMTAVRAENLENQPLRNVLDRYLTELARNSVDARTETLACMSAAIHSTNVFGNPELAHQFGAFVERAQATGEIRADIDPRQAGLLLATSYFATLSAWISSEPAPFDLQEHLLAMVEMILHGIANA, from the coding sequence ATGACGGCAGAAGCGAGTCCCCGCGCGACCGGCGACCGGCGGACCCGGCAGCGGCAGGAACGCCGGGACCGGCTGTTCCACGCGGCGGTGGAACTGTTCGTGGAGCGTGGCTACGACAACACCACGATGGACGACATCGCCGAACGCGCCGACACCGCGCGCGCCACTGTGTTCAACCACTTTCAGCGCAAAACCGCATTCCTGGACGAATGGAGCCTGCGCCGCCGCGAACGGGCGATGACCGCGGTGCGCGCGGAGAATCTCGAGAACCAGCCCTTGCGCAACGTGCTCGACCGGTATCTGACCGAGCTGGCGCGCAACAGCGTCGACGCACGCACCGAGACTCTCGCCTGCATGAGCGCGGCGATCCACTCCACCAACGTCTTCGGCAACCCGGAACTGGCACATCAGTTCGGCGCGTTCGTGGAACGCGCGCAGGCCACCGGCGAGATCCGCGCGGACATCGATCCGCGGCAGGCCGGGCTTTTGCTTGCGACGTCCTACTTCGCGACGCTCAGCGCCTGGATCTCCAGCGAGCCGGCACCGTTCGACCTGCAGGAACACTTGCTGGCCATGGTGGAGATGATCCTGCACGGCATCGCGAACGCGTAG
- a CDS encoding methyltransferase produces MTADDVRRLLQAASLATPMALRVAVTLGLPDRLCAPATVDEVAAELDLSPIALGVLCGHLGTLGVVERIDDRYRTTEYGKNLCVEAENGLANLLDLNRAAGRAELAFVELEHSIRTGEAAYARRYGRDFWADLTEHPVLRKAFDQQMTDRFRTEIPEVVSGIDWSRFATLVDVGGGRGDLLAAVLEANPKLRAQLIDLEATAAQAKAAFQARRIADRVEVRGGSFFDPLPAGADGYLLVDILHNWDDEHARRILARCAEAAGRAGRILAIEAVSGIHARTEMDLVMLAHFGGRERRVEEFRTLASEAGLILTDATALTSQRGLLEFRAG; encoded by the coding sequence GTGACTGCCGACGACGTCCGCCGCCTTCTCCAAGCTGCCAGCCTCGCCACGCCGATGGCGTTGCGAGTCGCCGTGACGCTCGGGCTGCCGGACCGCCTGTGCGCTCCCGCCACCGTCGACGAGGTCGCCGCCGAATTGGACCTCTCGCCGATCGCACTCGGCGTTTTGTGCGGCCACTTGGGCACTCTCGGTGTCGTCGAACGCATCGACGACCGCTACCGCACCACCGAGTATGGCAAAAACCTTTGCGTGGAAGCGGAAAACGGTCTGGCCAACCTGCTCGACCTGAACCGGGCGGCCGGTCGCGCCGAACTCGCGTTCGTGGAACTGGAGCACAGCATCCGTACCGGCGAGGCGGCCTACGCTCGCCGGTACGGCCGGGACTTCTGGGCCGATCTCACCGAGCACCCGGTCCTGCGGAAAGCGTTCGACCAGCAGATGACGGACCGGTTCCGTACGGAGATCCCGGAGGTCGTCAGCGGAATCGACTGGTCGAGGTTCGCGACGCTGGTCGACGTCGGCGGAGGGCGCGGCGATCTGCTCGCCGCCGTTCTCGAAGCGAACCCGAAGCTGCGGGCCCAGCTGATCGACCTGGAAGCCACTGCGGCCCAAGCGAAAGCCGCGTTCCAGGCGCGCCGGATCGCCGACCGGGTCGAGGTGCGCGGCGGCAGTTTCTTCGATCCGCTCCCGGCCGGCGCGGACGGCTACCTGCTGGTGGACATCCTGCACAACTGGGACGACGAGCACGCCCGCCGCATCCTGGCACGCTGCGCGGAGGCGGCGGGCCGGGCCGGTCGCATTCTCGCCATCGAGGCGGTGAGCGGAATCCACGCGCGCACCGAAATGGACCTGGTGATGCTGGCCCATTTCGGCGGGCGCGAGCGCCGGGTCGAAGAATTCCGTACCCTGGCCTCGGAAGCTGGGTTGATCTTGACGGACGCGACCGCGTTGACCAGCCAGCGCGGCTTGCTGGAGTTCCGGGCCGGCTAA